The segment GGCATGTCTACAAATGTAATTCAATTGGTTTTGGGTGTGTAATTTGGATGTTAGATAGGAGAATTGGTGTTGGATCAGTGAAGATGGGTCATACACATGATGGACTAATATTTATTTGGAGTCATTTGTTAAGTTATTGTTTTCTAGATAATATTGATACATACAATTTGGAAAAATATTATTCTTATATtcagagcttttttttttggtcaatgtTCAGAGCTATTTATAAAAGGGCAAttctcttaaataatttttttaaactttttatcataaaaatagcCATCAAAgtgaaaatgaccaaaatagctcTTTTTTATTTcgcaaattttaattttaatttttgtatttttaaaattatgaaaccATATCTTCAAGACTCCAGCTTTTAACTCTAAATTctaagtctatattagttaaccttaaggtacaaatgtatttttactttttaaaaaatttattttggtcattttctactttaaaagttattttgtgaaaataaattaaaaagactATCCTGGGAAAAATTTCTCTTTATAAAATCAATGAGATTTATAATGCAATATGAAAATTAGAATTGTATACAAAATGACAGTTTTGCACGATGTTAAAATTAGAAAATCCAgtataaaagataaattttcTGATTGAAAATCTGTCACAAGGTAAATTTTTAAAGAATGCATCATTAAATTAACATCTTAATTTCTATTGTTTATAGTGGTGATGcataattttatgtaataatttttttagagaaGTTTTGTAATGATTTTGTAAACTAGTTTTGGtattagtgatttttttttgcttggtgAAAAATcatctattttatataaaattgaaatattgACATTAGGTATCTTCATTTGATtttcatttcagtttttttagtttcttctaggttcagcttttttttttgctttcgcTTTTTTTGATTTTACAGATATAGGTACCATTCATATATccatatctattctattaagaTCGAAGTACAAAATAATACTTGTTTATTGTTAAGTAGGTTCTTAcagatttttattcatttttgacTATTTCTAACTAGTTCAtctattattttcatttaagtattttattacattttttacaTTCATTTTTCACTCTTTCAAATTACTTCATTAACAATATTCTTATGAATTTGATGTCAATGATTTTACGTATAAACCATAACAATTTCACTTGTCATTTAAATGAAATTACTCCATTAGTGAAGAACTCAAACTCGTTAacaaaattgtttttctttgtttatataattagtTAGACGTGGACATTCATGTATACGTTCAAATATAGATTGGTTTTTATGGATAtcatgtttttgaattttaaaattaaactatgtttagatattataaattttcggATAGGGTTTGAGCTGGATTCTTCCGAGTCCGAGTAAATTTTTAAGAAACTTAATATCAAAATAACCTATATGTTTAAAATGTCACTAAGATCTAATGTCTGCTCTTCACTTGTGCTGATGATTTCAAGTAGTAGAGGTGATAAGGAGAGGTTATTTTGTATTAGATATGCATTTCAAGCTGCAGTCTATGCAATTTGGAGAGAAAGAAATAGGATCAGACATGGGGAAAAGCCAATGCCGCTGTCTATCATCAAGAAGCTCACGGATAAGGGTGTTAGAAACAGGCTCAGCCTGATGAGAAGGAATGGAGGAAGGGGTATGGTGGGAGCTCTTCAATTTTGGTTCCAAACAAGAGTATAGGAATTATATGAGTAGTTAAGGTTGCTGGAAGTTTGTATTAATCAGGTCCACACTTAGTTGTAACAAGGCTTTTtaattgaataaaaatttaacattctttcaaaaaaaaaaaaaatgtcactaagcaatttataaaaaaaaataaaaatttaacatcCGAACGGGCACGCGAGTTAAACTCTAGTATTTATGAAAGACACATACAAAATCACAGTGACACAAATTTTGTTTCTGCAACTGTCCTCTACCATCTTTTTCACCTTTCATGAATTTACTGAGGCTAACTAAATGTAACCTACAGATGACTTCCAGTTTGGAGAGGTTACCAATGGTAAGTCACTCTCTTGAAACTTGAACAATAATAATTGGATATAACAAAGTGTTTCCTAGTCCACACAAAATATAGCACAAAGAAACTTAtgtgaaaaatctgttttaagaGGCAAATAAAGTGGACACTTGTAAGTTGTGAGTTGAATCTTCCCTTTGTCTCACCCGTTTGCGTGTGTGTTGTGTGTGGCCACTaatatagcaaaaaaaaaaagagtacgTTGGTAGGGAAGAGCCAGACACAAAGAGAGGGCGAGATCTTATCCCATGGCGGCTATTGCTAGTCTCCAAGCAATTCATCTCAAATCTGGACGACGTGGCAGCATCCGATGTGGGATCGCGGAGCCGAGCGGAGAGCCAGCTCCGGTGGGGCAGAAGACAAGATACAACGATGGCTTGGCTGAGAGAGTGTTCATGGGGCTGTTCGCGAGGAAGATGGACAAGTTTGGTGGCTCAAAGAAGAAGAACGAAATAAAGGAGAAAGGGCTTTGGGACTATGACTACGAGAGCTTCGTAGAGGTTTCAAAGAGAGTGATGCAAGGACGAAACAGGTCTCAGCAGCAAGAGGTTGTGAGAGAGGTTCTTCTCTCAATGCTTCCTCCTGGCGCTCCTGAACAGTTTAGAAAGCTCTTCCCGCCGACGAAATGGGCAGCAGAGTTCAATGCAGCTCTTACAGTGCCTTTCTTTCACTGGTTGGTTGGTCCTTCTCAGGTCATAGAAGTGGAAGTGAATGGTGTGAAACAGAGAAGTGGCGTTCGTATAAAGAAGTGCAGGtatgctattactactactactacttgtTCTTGTCATGTTCAAAATTGTTGTAGGCTTTTAGCTCATACTGTTGATATTGAAGGTATCTGGAGAGCAGTGGGTGTGTAGGAATGTGTGTGAATATGTGCAAAATCCCAACACAAGATTTCTTCACCAATGAGTTTGGTCTCCCACTCACCATGAACCCAAGTAAAGTAATCTCTTTCTCACCATctaatctcttcttcctctacaTAATTGCCCATTGTCTCCATTTTCTGTTTGTAGATTTTGATGATATGAGTTGCGAGATGATATACGGACAAGTGCCTCCGTCCTTTGAGGATGATCCAGCCACCAAACAACCTTGTTTAGCGGACATATGTACGTCTTACAAGTTGTCAGATTGCATTGATGTATCTAGTGTGTAATCAATCTAATTAACACATGATGATGTTGCTTATCTGCAGGTTCTATAGCCAATCCGAGCTCCCCAATCTGCCCTAAACTACAGGCATGAACACCATTGGATCAGCCAGATGTGCTATTTCCAGTAGATATATATACATTACATACGTTTCACAAACACATACACATAAAAGTCAACAATGTGGAGAGTTTGATACTAGTTAGTATTATTCTGTACTTCTATGCTGGTTGAGTTGTGAAATTATCCGATAAAAATACACACACTTGAGATTACTCATCTCCATCACAAAAGAGCGTTGAACATAGTCCTTTTGATAGTTGATAGAGAGATAAATTAACAGATGAGGCATTAATGTCAAagagtattttaaaatattagtttttgaAGTAGATTGAAGGTGTAAAGCCGTAACTCAGTTTTAAATCTAACTTTCTTTATATACAACCGTAATTGCAGATGAATGATTAATGATTATAAAAAATCAATCAATTAAAATTAGGAATTGATATGTAATTTAATTTGTCTAATCAGAATAATCCAACTTTTTTATATGCAACCGTAATTACCGATAAATACTTAATCACTTAAAAAGACaatcaatgaaaattttgaattgaTATCTAATTTAATTTGTCCAAGCggactaataatttttttcaaattcaacaTAATAACATACGTAGCTAACCGGTTAAGGCTATAgcttaatacatttttttttatattcaataTAACTATACCTATAATGAGTTTATATATGTGAggttgatataaaaaaaataacatatgacCATTGGACAATAAGGACTTctgaaataagaaaattaatacaAACCATACAGATCAAGCAGTTATATAGCTCCTTCTACATTTTGAAGATATTAAAATTGCTTTATAGTTGATATCATTTAAGTGGGACGAACCTTCTTACTTATACAAAAACAGATTTGTACTTGAGATTTTTATATTCTCAAAGATGATAGGCGTTTTGAGCTATATTCGATTTTTATTTGTACTTATATTATAAAGATGATAGGCGTTTCAAGATAGATGAGAAATATTTCTTAAACTAAAACCTGTGTTATACTatttttactaatatatttgtatCTACTTGATGGATATAGAAACATAATTAAAGTGATtacgaaatcaataataaaaatattttttattaatacgaAGGAGGCCGCGTGAGAAATGGGTAATGAATGATCAAATGAGTTATCAGTTATTTAGATAGGAGtcatataatatattatgttaagcTATATTGTAATGAATAATGGCATATAAGTAATTAGTCTAATGAGGAGAGGGTATTTAATTAAAGGGTGTGAGAGTGATTCTAGTGTTGACACCTAAAAAATGACAATTTTGTTAATAACACACGAGGTCAAGGTTAGTTTAAATTaatgctcctcaaataatataaaagggatagtagattcaatgaaaaaaatagatttcattTTATACTTTGTAGTATGCCAATTCTTTTTTCTGTAgaacaaaatatgaaattaagatttaaacatttttttgttagcAACTTAAAAGACTCATACAGActaagatttaaatatttttagaactgaaaaaaataccactaagttgatataggtattttatcaaattttttgtttgtaaaattatttattattttttaattttttttgtaaaactatttatttaattttttttttaaaatactaaaaagtatTAGAAgcaaaaatgatataaaatagaAACTAGCATAATGGAAcatatttaccatttttatagttaccatttttttgtctaaaacaatcatttttccttttttttatttttaagaaaagagTCGGCATTCTCGAAGATCGGACTTTGAAGTTTGAACCAATCAAAACCCGCGTATGCTAAATTGTAGGTGTCCACACAAAAATAGAAGGAGAGTTGAAAGTCAAAGTTATTGATTATTCAAAGAAAGTGATTTGATTTTGAAGTTTCTTCGTTGAAGAGATAAAattaaagagaaagaagagtgaGTGAGGGAGACGATAGAGAAAGTTTGAGTTATCAATTTAAAGGTTTCCGCGTAAAGAATATCTCTCAGATCTAACTGACTTTTCGATCTATACCTTCTTTGCTTACTGATTTTAGGGTTTTTGGATCCTTTCTAGCAAGCAATGGCGGATAAGGCCGAGAAGATGAAGCTCCGCCAGGATTACCGGAACTTATGGCACTCCGATCTCATGGGCACCGTCACCGCCGACACTCCCTGTaaatctccctctctctctctctctttccctttTTGGATTTCTCTATCTTAATCAAAGAAATTGATTTTTCCTTGTGCAGATTGTTGCTTGGCGTGTGTGTGGTAAGTTGTTTGCTCTATATCCAATTAGAGTTTTGCTCtcgaagtatatatatatattcgtaCTCCAGTTATCTTCGTTTTAGCAATCAAAGTAGTAAATACTGAAGAAGACTAGTGCATGTATCTCTTTATGTTTTAAGAAACATTTGATTATTTGCTTGTGTAGTGGACCGTGTGTTTCTTACTTGCTTCGGAGAAGAGCGCTTTACAATGACATGTCAAGGTCTCAACTAGTTTCT is part of the Brassica rapa cultivar Chiifu-401-42 chromosome A09, CAAS_Brap_v3.01, whole genome shotgun sequence genome and harbors:
- the LOC103838251 gene encoding beta-carotene isomerase D27, chloroplastic, yielding MAAIASLQAIHLKSGRRGSIRCGIAEPSGEPAPVGQKTRYNDGLAERVFMGLFARKMDKFGGSKKKNEIKEKGLWDYDYESFVEVSKRVMQGRNRSQQQEVVREVLLSMLPPGAPEQFRKLFPPTKWAAEFNAALTVPFFHWLVGPSQVIEVEVNGVKQRSGVRIKKCRYLESSGCVGMCVNMCKIPTQDFFTNEFGLPLTMNPNFDDMSCEMIYGQVPPSFEDDPATKQPCLADICSIANPSSPICPKLQA